The region GATACAGCGCATCCGGCCAAAACGTTCCATCGGAGGAATGGCCGGCCTAGGCCTCGTATACGGCCTGGCTGCCAAGCGCCTTCAATTCTTCAATCGACGACACCCCCATGAGCGCCAGACCGATGCCGATTTCCTGGGTCAGGATGGCGATCACCTCTTCGACCCCTCTGCGGCCCGCAGCCGCGAGGCCATAGGTGTACGCGCGACCGAGCATTACGCCATCGGCACCAAGTCCGATCGCCTTGATGATATCCGTCCCACGACGGATCCCGCTGTCGATCATCAGGCAGAAATCCGGACCGACGGCGGCGCGGATCGCTGGAAGGGCGCGGATCGTACTGAGCGCGCCGTCCAGCTGCCGGCCGCCATGGTTCGAGATGACGACGGCGTCCGCTCCGACCGCTTTTGCCTTTTTCGCATCCTCGGGCGCGAGGACACCCTTGATCACCAGCTTGCCCCGCCACCTGCCGCGCAGCCATTCGATGTCCTTCCAGGACAGCGTCTTGTCGATGCGCCGGGAGAGGTTTGCAGCCTGTTCCAGCGCGCCACGACCGAAGTCCGGTCGGTGCTCGACGGCACGCACAGAAGGCGTTCCGCGATGCGCGATGTCGAGAAGCCATCTCGGCTTGCGTGCAAGGCTTAAAAACAGCTTCGGCGTGACGCGCGTCAGGGAGCGAAATCCGTTCCGGACGTCACGCTCGCGAATTGCGGTGATGGCCGTGTCCACCGTCACGAAGATCGTATCAACCCCGGCGGCCTCCGCGGCGTCCAGCAGTTCCTCGCACATCGATCGATCTTCGAGCACGTAGAGCTGGAAATGCAGGGGGCCGTCCGTCGTCTGGCGGACGTCGGCGAGGGAAGCGATGGAAAAGGTCGAGAGGCAGAATGGGATGCCGGCAGCGTGGGCGGCCTGTGCCGCCTGCTGTTCTCCCCTGCCCGCATAGAGCCCTAGGAATCCGACCGGTCCCAGCATGAACGGCAGAGGATGGCGCTCGCCCAGAAAGCTCGTTGCCAGATCACGTTCCTTCGGCTCGACCAGTACGTTCTGCCGGAGCTTGAACCCGCCGAAATCCGCCCGGTTGGCGCGCATCGTCTCCTCCTCGAAGCTCCCCCCGTCGATGTAATCGAAGAAGATCTTCGGCAGGCGCCGCCGCGCGCGCTCGCGATAGTCGTTGACGTTGACCAGGGTCATCGCATCAGACCCTTTCCGGATCGATTGCGTCGAGGAAGCGGGAGACGAAGTCTTCGCCATCGACCGGCTCGCTTCCGGCCATCACTGCCATCGAAAAGCCGATGAGCGAGGAGACCGGATTGTGGGTGGTCGCCCCGGCGCGAAGGTTCATCACCAGCGTCGGGCAGAGGAATAGCCCGAGCCGGACGACGTTCCGCCAGTCGGCGGGCAGCAAGCCCGCCTGCTTCAGTTTCAAGAGAAGCGGACGCCAGATCTTCTCCGCCTTCACGTGCAGCAGATCCATCCTGACGTCGCTCGGCGCCCAGGACGTGGTGATATCGAGCGTGCCGTCCGCGTAGTGCGCACTCGCCACGAAGAGTTGCGCTGCCTCAGCGGGATCGTAGAGCCACAGGGGATGAGCAAAGATATTGTGGAAGGTCGTCTTCACTTCCGCGAGCAACGTCGGAATGTGCTCGCCTGCAAAGGCGGGATCGAAGAACGACAGCGACGCTTCCTGTCCAACTTCCTGGTACCAGACATTGGCATTGTGCGCGTCCCCGTGCGCCGTGACGCCGCCTGCATCTGCCAGGCGGAAGGGGTTGAGCCGCTCGAACGCTGCATCGAAAAGCTCGCCTACGCTCTTTTCATAGCGGACGCCGTTTACCACGAAACGGGCCGACGAGAACTGCTCCCAACCGAGCGTGACGCCGGGGAAAGCGAATTCCTGTCCGACATAGAAGCGGCCCAGTCGCCCGCCGGGATAGGAACCCGTCGCGGGTTCGATCAGTCGCTCGTAGAACAGACGATGGATCGGCTCTGCAGACACCTGCTCCACCGTGACCGGATGCAGCGTTTCGAGATAGACGGAAAGCACCGCCTCGGACAGCTTTGCCTCCGCGGAAGCCGCCAGCGAAGCCTTTACGGGGTTCGGAGCGAGGTCGAGTGCGCGCAGCACATCGGAAAACCGCGGATCCGTCCGGCGCTTGTAGACGAGGATCTGTTCGCCCGGCAGCACGGACATCAGGACCGGCTGGTCCACGGGCAGGCCGGCACGTGCGAGGATGTCGGCACGGTAGTATTCGCCGCTCATCGCTTCCTCGCCCTCCTCCTGGTGGAACTTGAAGAAGAACTGCCCATCGGCGGTATCGAAGAAGCCATTCAGCGAATTCAGGCTGTACTGGTCGTGATTGATCGCCAGGTGTACCGGCTCAACCTTGAAGAGGTCGCGCAACAGTTCAGCGAGCAGTTTCTCCGCATCACCGTTCCTGGCCTTTGCGAGCCTTCTGATTTCTGCGGTTCTGCTTTCGGGCTGCGTCATGACAAGAAGCTCCAGGCATTCCAGGTGTGTTCGAAGAGTTTCACGACAGCAGGGTCACTTGCTGGCGTGGAGATATCGGCTGCCCAGCGAGTAGCGGCTGCCAACGTATGTCAGAGTGTTGACGGTGGCGACCACAGGACCTGTCCATGTCTTGCGGTGAAGGACGAGGCAGCTGTCGGTCGGTCGGATATGGAGGAGACGCGCGTTCTCATCTCCGGCCGGGACCGCACTGATGAGATGCTCGACTTCCGTCAACGGTGTCGAATGCTGCAGATAGTCGTACGTCGCCGAAGAGGTGAAATCCTGGCTGATATAGTCGGAGACGAGGTCCGGATTGACGTATCGCTCCTCCAGTTGAACCGGGAGATCGTTTTCGAAATGTATCACCACCGAGTGGTCGACCGGCTTCGATGTCGGAAATTCGAAGGCGAGCAGGAGCTCTGGTTCCGGGTGCTCGATCCTCTCCAGAACGACCACCTGCGCACGATGCTTGCTGCCGCGCGCTCTGATCTCATTGATGATGTTGCTGATTTCGATGAGCGTGGACTGCGGTTTCGGTGGAGCCACGAAGGTACCGACGCCCTGGATGCGGCGCAGGTGCCCCTCCGAGGTCAGCTCCCTCAGCGCGCGATGCACGGTCATGCGCGAGACACCCAGCGTCGAAACGAGTTCGTGCTCCGAGGGCAGACGGGCATTGCGCGCCCACTTGCCGCTGCCGATATTGCCGAGGACGAAGTCCTTGACCTTCTCGTAGAGAGGAGATGCGGAGTCCGAGAGTGTGTCCATGCTGCGTGCCTCCAGCGCATGCCCCGAAATCCGACCCGATTTTCGGGCGCATCATGCGCAATTCAGAAAGTTCCGCACCGCATACAGATCCGCTCGGGGCGGTGCCGCGGTGCCGGTCGTTGCTCCGGAAAACCGGCTTCGTTCAATCCGACACCTCGACGATCGTCTTCAATCGGGAACTCTCGCCCTTCAGCAGGCGGCCATAGGCGTCCGGCACATCGTCGAGAGATGACAGCGTCTCGGAGAGCTGCGCCAGCGCCGAAGAGAGTCCTGGCAGCATCGAAACTGCATGGGGCAGTTCATCGCTGAAGGCATGGCAGCCGACCAGCGAGATCTCCCGCTCGACCAGGATGTTGGGATCCAGATCAAGCTTGCCATGGCTGATACCGACGAGTGCCAGCGCACCACCACCCGACAAGAGATCGAGTGCCGACGAAATCGCGCGAACATTGCCCGTCGCGTCGAGTGCGTAGCGCAAGCGCTTTTCCTGCAACACCGCCTCGATCGCAGCCTTCGTCGGTTCGACGCAGACGCCGTCGACCAGGTCCGCCACCATTTTCGCGCGCGCGGCATTGAGGTCCGCGAGCAGGATCGGGCCGTCATGGAGGCGCGACAGCAGCAGCGCACTGAGCCCGCCGATCGTTCCACATCCGACGACGAGCACAGGCTCGCCGGGTGTAGCTGCGAGGCGGCGTACGGCATGGAGCGCTACCGCAAGCGGCTCGGCCATTGCCGCAACCTTTGCCGGCAAAGCCGCGTCGTGCGGGAAGAGCAATCGCTCAGGAAGCTGCACTTCCTCGGCGAACCCGCCGTCGCAGACCTCGCCCACGAATCCAAGGGATTCGCAGATGTTGCTGCGTCCGCTTCTGCAGGCCGGGCATTTCCCGCACCACATCCGGGAATCTGCAGCCACGACGTCACCGACCTTGAGGTTCTCGACGTCCTCACCCACTGCCATAACCGTGCCGCAGAACTCGTGCCCCGCAACCGAGGGGCTGCGCGTGATCCATTGACCGGTACGATAGTTGTGCAGATCCGAGCCGCAGATGCCTGCGGCCCTGATCCTCAGGTTCACGAAACCTGCCGGCGGAGACGACGGGGCATCGATCTCCTCCACCCGCAGATCTCCAGCATCATAGAGCCGGACGGCTTTCATTGGTCAGGCACCCTTCTTCAGGTAGGCGTCGCGAATGGGGGAAACCGCGTTCGCGTGCGAGGAGAAACCTTCATAGATCGCAAGCTTGTGAGAGTGCCGTGCAAACTCCGGATAGGCCGGCTCGGTCACGTATCCGATCGAACTGCGCTTGACGAAATCGGTTACGGACAGCGGTCCGAAGGTGCGCGCCCAGCGGCTGGTCGGCAGGACCGCGTTCGGGCCGAGCGAGAAGTTGGCGATGCTGACCGGCGTGTGGGTGCCCAGCAGGATTTCAGAGGCCTCGGTGATGCGGCCGAGATGCGTGAAGGGTGCCTCGGACAAGATTTCCAGATGCTCCGGAGCATAGGCATTGACGAAGTCATAGCTCTCCTCGATCGAGGAGGTCAGCACGATCCCGCCGGTCTTGCCGGTCAGCACGGTCTTCGAGAAGGCGACGCGCTGTTCGGTCATCCGGGCCCAATGCTCGGGAAGAGCCGCCAGCGCCTCGTCGACCACGCGACGGCTGTGGGTGACGAGGTAGGCAGAGGAATCCGGTCCGTGCTCCGCCTCGATCAGCAGGTCGAGGGCAGCCAGTCCGCCGTGAACGCTGTCATCTGCGAGGATCATCACCTCGGAGGGGCCGGCAGGAAGACCCGTATCGATGACGCCGGCAAGCGAACGCTTGGCCGCAACGACCCAGGGGCTGCCCGGACCGACAATCTTCAGTGCAGGTTTCACGGTTTCGGTGCCGTAGGCAACGGCTGCTACCGCCTGCGCGCCGCCGACCTTGTATACAGTCTCGACGCCTGCGAGGCGCGCGGCCACGAGTGTCGCCGCATCGACCGTACCGTCCGGGGCCGGCGGAGTGACGATCGCAAGGTTCGGTACGCCGGCAACGACGGCTGGTACGGCCGTCATCATGGTCACCGACGGGAACGACCCCTTCCCGCGCGGAACGTAGAGCGCAACGGACTGGATCGGCGTGAAGCGATCACCCGCGAAGGCGCCCGGCCGGATCTCCTTCAGCCACATGGCCTCCGGCTTCTGCTCTTCGTGGAAATGACGGATGTTCTCGATACCGAATGTGATGGACTCGATGACCTCGGCGTCGACCATCTTGAAGGCCGCGTCGAACTCGGCATCCGTTACCTTCAGGTTCGCTTCCGTGACAGCAGCCTTGTCGAGCTCGCGGCCGAAGCGGGCGAGCGCAGCATCTCCCTCCGTGCGGACGGCTTCCAGGATGGGGGCGACTTTCTCGATGAAGCTCGAGATGTCCGTCTCGGAGCGTCGCAGCAGCGCCGCCTTCTGGTCCGCGTCCAGTTTCGAATACTCATAGAAAGACACGTTGGTCATCGTCTTGTCCTTGATGCTGGGCCCATCGGGGCCGTCTGGTCATTTCGATTTCAGGAAGATGTCGAGGCCGACGAGGCGGTCGAGCAGCGTGATCGCGACGCCCGCACAGGCAATGAACACCACCGAGATTGCGGCGAGGTCCGGGGTGATGATCGATCGAATGGAGTTGTAGATCTGGACCGGCAGAGTGACGCTACGGGCATCAACCAGGAGCAGGCTGACGAGGAACTCGTTGAGCGCCAGGATGAACATGAGCAGCGAGCCGGTGATGATCCCCGGCAGCACCGCCGGAAGCGTTATGTATAGAAACCTCTGGAGCGGCGGTGCTCCGCAATTGGCGGCCGCGAGCTCGAGGTCGGGGCTCAGATTGCTGGCTGCGGCGGTGATCGCCCAGATCATGAACGGAAGGTTGATGACGCAGCAGGCGATGCCGACCGGCCAGAGCTGACCGAGCACACCCATGTTGCCGAACACCAGCATCATTCCGATCCCCGAGCCGATCAGGGGAATGGTGAATGGAAGAAGCAGGTAGACCTGGATGGTGCGTTCCAGTCGGACGGTGTACTTGGCAAGCGCAATGCCTGCGAGCGTGCCGACAGGGATCGATACCAGGGTACAGATCGCCGATACGAAGAGCGACCGGAAGAAAGCCTGCCGAAGGTCTCCTGCCTGCGTGATAACCGCGTACCACTTGAGTGAGAAGCCTTCCGGCGGGAAGGTGATGATGTTTCCGGCGGTGAACGATGCGCCGAGCACGACGATCGTCGGAGCGGACAGCATCACGAGCGTAGTTACGACAAAGAACCAGATGACGGCCGACTTGCTCTTGCTTCCGGTCATTTGCGATCCCTTCCCATGGCAAGCGTGCCCGCGCCGAACATCATGAACACGAGACCCACCACGATCGAGCCCACGGCAACCAGCATCAGCGAGAGCGTTGCCCCGAGCCCCTGGTCGGAGGTGCGGAAGAACTGGTCATAGATGGCGTTGGCGATGAAATCCTGTGTTCCGCCACCGAGGATGGCGGGAATGGCGAAGTCCGTCAGCGACAGGGTGACAACCACCAGTCCGGCGCCCACCAGGCCCGGACGGGCAAGCGGCAGCACGACATGGCGGAAGGTGCGCACCCAGCCGGCACCGAGCGAACTCGCCGCCGATTCAAGCTCCGCCGGGATGGCGGTCAGCGCCGGCGCGAGCATCAGCACCGCGAAAGGCAGCATGTACTGCACCAGACCGAAGAGAACTGCAGGATAGTTGTAGAGCAGCCGCATGGGCGGAACACCGACCAGCCCGAGCGCCTCGTTCACCATGCCCTGGTTGCCGAGAATGATCAGCCAGCCATAGGCACGAACCACCTGTCCGATGAAGAACGGCAGGAAGAGCGCCACCAGGAGGAACTTCCTCAGGGCCGAAGACTGCGTGCGAACCATCAGGTAGGCATAGGGAAAGGCGAAGATCAGCGTCACCACAGTCACGATGACGGCGCCCATGAGACTGCGCCCTGCGACCGTGGCGAAGAAGGATTCGGTCAGCACCCGCTTGTAGTTGGCCAGCGTGTAGGTTTCCGACATCAAGAAGGTGCTGGTGTCGAGGACACGCAGGCTCGCATCGCCGATCTGGACAAGACCCAGCACGAGAATGCCGACGAGCAATATGGCAGGAAGCAGCATGACGTAGGGCAATGCCGCCTGAAAGTTCGACGGCCAGACGAGCGCTGCGAGGCGCTCCAGCGCATCCATGACGCGCCACGTCAAGGGATATGCTGCACGGGATGGGCGCATGATACCAATCCTAGATTACAGGAGGGATCCCGCCGCGAGAGGGGCGCGGCGGGAAGCAGAACCTCAGCCCTGCATGATTTCCTTGAACTTGGCGAACCACTGGCTCTCGTTCTCGACCTGTACCTTCGCCGAGATGCGGATGAGGTGCTGGAAGTCCTCTTCCTTGGTCGGATAGGACGGGTCGTTGACGAGATCGGCCGGCGGCGTCAGTCCCGGAACGACGCCCGGCAGGCCCAGGCCATCGAGCCAGATCTGCTGGGCTTCCTTGGTCAGGGCATGGTTGATGTACTGCTTGGCCCAGTAGAGCTCGTTTTCCGGCAGTCCCTTGGGAATCCAGAGCCCGTCCGTATCGAACTTGGCGCCTTCCTCCGGAACCACCCACTTGAGATCGATGCCGTTCTTCTTGGCTTCGCGGGCGTTGGTGGAAATCGTGCAGGCCGCGTCGATTTCGCCCTTCTGGAACCAGGTCGTGAAGTCCGGATCTTCACCGAGAAGCGGCTGCTGCTCCTTGATCTTGGAAATGAAATCCCAGGCCGGCTGCATGTTGCCGGGGATATCCTCGAGCTTGCCGCCGCCGGCGACCTGCGCAGGGAAATGGAAGCCGATCCCATCGTTGTAGAGAGCGATACGGCCCTTCAGCTTCGGGTCGAGCAGATCCTTCCAGGACTTCGGAGCGCCATTCGGGAAGGCCTCCGGACGATAGGCCAGCACATAGACATAGCCGTATGTGTTGACGATCGGGTAGCCATCCAGGCCGATCGGCTTGGCAAGGTCGGTCGTGTTCTTCAGGTTCGGCAGGTCGGAGAGATCTTCCGTAACGCCGCGCAGCGCCGACTTCGTGGCATTGGTCGTCGTATCCCAGTTGACGTGGATCGGCGGCGTGCGCTTCTGCGCGACAGCAGCCCATACCTTCGGCTGAATTTCGTTGTCTTCGGTAAGGTCGTGGCGAACCGCAATGCCCGTCATCTTGGTGAAGCTGTCGGAGACGCCCGCCTTCAGGCTATCGACCCAGCTGCCGCCCCAGGCGCGGACGATAATTTCGGAAGGCTTTTCCGGCTCCTGCGCGAATGCCTTGCTGACGCCGAGCGTCGACAGGCCCGCGGATGCGCCTGCTGCAGCCATCGACCCCAGAAGGGTGCGGCGGCGGATCTGTGCGGACAATAACTTATCGTATGACATTCTACATTCTCCTCTGGCTGGACCTTCACTGGTCACTTTTTAAAGACATGCAAATCCTTGGCATCCCATCCCAGGCTGACTTCGTCGCCCGGTTCGAACTGCAAGTGGGTTACGGGATCATGATCGAAGACCCGCAGCAGAGCACCGTCGAGTGCGGGGACGACCACCTCGTAGACGATTCGCTCACCTTCGAAGATGGCGTCGAGCACCTTGCCGTCCACAGTCGTCTCGAGTGACTGAAGCCGCTCCCGGGACGGGGCAATGCGGATCTGCTCAGCCCGTATTGCGCCCGAACAGGCAGCTCCCGCCGCAAGTGTCTCGTCGAGGCCCGCAACGACACCCGCCAGACTGTTTCCGTTCGCATTGAAAGTGATGTTTTGTCCGGCCGCCTCGGCAACGACGCCGTCAATGAAATTTGTGACGCCGATGAAATTGGCCACGAAGGCGTTTGCCGGCGCCCTGTAGGCCCGCACCGGCTGCGCCTTCTGCTGGATTTCGCCACCGTTCATGACGATGATCTCGTCCGAAACGACGAGCGCTTCCCGCTGGTCGTGGGTGACGTTGATGGTGGTGACGCCCAGTTCCTTCTGGATGCGGCGGAATTCCAGCTGCATTTCCTCGCGAAGCTTGCGGTCGAGTGCCGCAAGAGGCTCGTCGAGGAGGAGCAGGTCGGGTTCGAAGACGAGCGCACGGGCAATCGCGACGCGCTGCTGTTGTCCACCCGAGAGCTCATGGATCCGACGCGAACCGTAACCGCCAAGACGCACGAGCTCGAGGTAGCGCTCCACCTTGTCGGAAATCGTGCGCGCATCGTGGCGGCGCATCTTGAGGGGAAAGGCCACATTTTCGGCAGCCGTCATATGCGGGAAGAGCGCAAGCTTCTGGAAGACCATGCCGATCTGGCGCTTGTGCGGCGGCACAGCGCTGACCGGCTGGCCATTGATGAAGATCTCGCCGCTCGTCGGAGCATCAAAGCCCGCAATCATGCGCAAGAGAGTGGTCTTGCCGGAGCCGGACGGACCGAGAATGGTGAGAAACTTTCCTTTCGGCAGATCGAAGGAGGCACTCTTCACCGCATGGAAATCACCGAAGACCATACCGACATCCTTGACGGACACCGCTATGGGGTTGAGTTCGCCGTTCAGGCGAGCATCGGTGGAAACAAATCCCATTCTCTTCCCCTGTCTTACTCAAGCGCTTCGTCGGCACTCTTCCGACGCGATGACCGGACTTTCCAATCCAGCCGACCAGGTCGGCGATCTAACGTTGCACGTGATGTTGTCTATACATATGCGTACAAGTGCCGTCAACCGACTTTGCATGATTTTTGCGCTTGCTCATTAATTGTGCATATGCGAAAAAACACACCAGCTGAAGCCGAAGGAGTATTCGACCCAGCCGCCAAAAAAGGCAAGAAGTGATGGCCGTCAGATAGAGGCCAGATACCCGCCATCGACAGGTATGCAGTGTCCGGTAACGTAGGATGCGGCGTCGCTGCAGAGAAACACGGCAACACCGCCGATATCCCCTTCGTCACCGAACCGGCCCTGCGGGATCTTCGAGAGCATGCGAACCTGCCAGTCGGCGTCCTCGTAGAACACCTCAGTCATTGCAGTGCGGAAATAGCCGGGCGCAATCGCATTGACCCGGATGCCGTGCGACGCCCACTCGGTTGCAAGCGCCCTCGTCACGCCCAGCAGCCCTGATTTCGACGCCCCGTAGGGGACTGCCGTCGGGATACCGACGAACGACGTCAGGGAGCACAGGTTGACGATCGCCCCTCCTGAGCCACCGGCAGCCATGATACGACCGGCCGCCTGAGAACAGAAGAACGCACCCTTGAGGTTGGTCGAAACGATCGCATCCCAGAGAGCCTCATCCACATCGACCGACGGCTTGACGCTTTCGAAGCCCGCATTATTGACGAGAATATCGAGACCGCCGAGTTCCGCAGCCACCTCCTCCACGACCCCGGTGCAGGATGCCACGTCGCGGACGTCCTGGGCCTTTGTGACACATCGGCGCCCTGCCCCCTCGATGGCGGACTTCGTCTCCTCGAGGCTTGTTATCTGACGCGAGGTCACCGCGACATCCGCTCCTGCCTTTGCCAAGGCAAGCGCGATGGACCGGCCTATGCCCCGGCTGGCACCGGTGACCAATGCACGGCGTCCGGTGAGATCGAACAATGGCTGGCGGGTCATGGCGGCTCCTTTCAAGCTGTCTTTAAGGGATCACAGCATTTTTTCAAAAACATGTCTATACATATATACAGGTCAGGATTCGTGGCCTATGAATATTGTCAAAACAGGTTCCTACGGAGAACGCAAATGGCAGATCCCACCCGAGCAATCCGCGACGAAGTGCGGTTGATCGCGCCTTACAACGCCGGCCTGACGCTTGACGAAGTTCGCCAGCGCTACAAGGTGGACGTCATAGCGAAGCTCGGATCAAACGAGAATCCGCTCGGACCAAGCGGGGCCATTCGCGGTCTTCTCGATGGAATTCATGACCTCGCGCGGCTCTATCCGGACCCTGAGGGCCGCGAACTCTGCGCCGCGCTTGCCCGCGATTTCGGCGTCGGCGACGGGCAGATCATTCTCGGCAATGGCTCGGAAGATTTGATTGCCGTTCTGTGCCGCTCCGTCGTGCGCCCCGGCGACACGGTGACGACCCTCTACCCCTCCTTCCCGCTCCACGAAGACTATACGACCCTCATGGGCGGCAAAGTCGAACGTGTCGAAGTGAAGCCCGATCTCACCATCGATCTCGACACGCTCGTTTCCTGCGTCCGCGCCGAGCCGCGCATGGTCATGTTCTCCAATCCGATGAACCCGGTCGGCAGCTGGCTTGCGCCGCACGAATTCGCGAAGGTGATCGAGGCTCTCGATGACGAGACGCTCCTCGTCGTCGACGAGGCCTATGCCGAATATGCGAAGGGTGAGGACTACCCCTCGGCCGTCGAGATGCTGCGCGACACGGGAAAGAACTGGGTGGTGCTGAGGACGTTCTCGAAGGCCTACGGGCTTGCCGGACTGCGCATCGGCTATGGCATCGTCAGCGACCAGAGCCTTTGCGGCTTCTTCAACCGGACACGCACGCCCTTCAACACCAACGTGATCGCCCAACTCTCCGCACTGGCCGCACTTGCCGATACGGACCATCTGCGCCAGTCCATCGATTTCGCGCTTCGCGAAAGAATCCGCGTCGCTGCCGCACTCACCGAGCTCGGCTACCGCATGGCTCCTTCCAAAGGAAATTTCCTGTTCTTTGATGCAACGGAGAACGCGTCCCGCCTGAGCGAGGAGTTCCTGAAGCGCGGCGTTATCGTCAAGCCTTGGAAGCAGGCGGGTTTCGACACGTTCGTCCGCGTCAGCATCGGCAGCGCGGAAGAGAACAATCACTTCCTGCAAGCGCTGCGCGACATCAAGTCCAGCCGATAAAGGACATGTGACGGCCTACTGGGAGGCAGGCGTGAATCGCGCGACGAGCGCATGCCTGTCGCCGGGATAGGTGAAGCGCACATGGGTGATCGGCCCTAGGCTGCTCCAGGTCCGCCGCTCTACGACGAGGCACGCCGTTCCGCTCGCAATGCCGAGCATCTGCGCCATGTCGTGACCGGCCGCGACCGCCTGTATCCGGTGTTCCGCGGCACTCCAGGGAACCTGGCTGAGGAGCCATTGTCCTGGGGAAAGGTTCTGAAAATCAGCCTCGATCGCTTCAGGAACGTTGGCAACGTTGATCAGCCGCTCCTCGACGCAGAATGGCCGTTGGCCGGCAAAATGAGTGCACACCGTGTGCAGGACCATCGTGCCGGCCGAAACTTCCAACTGCCTTATGTCCGCGGCCGTTGCCTTGCGGCGAACGCGTCGGGTGACCTCGAAGGAATAGGGCAGGTTGAGGGACCTCACCTCCGCCTCGATGTCGTGGATCTCGAGAACGGCTGACTGCGCCTGGGGTTGAGTGACGAAGGATCCGGATTTCTTCCGACGCTCGATCAGACCGGACTTGGCGAGCTGCGTCATCACCTTGTTGACGGTCATGCGCGAGCAGTCGTAGTGGGTG is a window of Sinorhizobium sp. BG8 DNA encoding:
- a CDS encoding glucose 1-dehydrogenase; protein product: MTRQPLFDLTGRRALVTGASRGIGRSIALALAKAGADVAVTSRQITSLEETKSAIEGAGRRCVTKAQDVRDVASCTGVVEEVAAELGGLDILVNNAGFESVKPSVDVDEALWDAIVSTNLKGAFFCSQAAGRIMAAGGSGGAIVNLCSLTSFVGIPTAVPYGASKSGLLGVTRALATEWASHGIRVNAIAPGYFRTAMTEVFYEDADWQVRMLSKIPQGRFGDEGDIGGVAVFLCSDAASYVTGHCIPVDGGYLASI
- a CDS encoding histidinol-phosphate transaminase, whose amino-acid sequence is MADPTRAIRDEVRLIAPYNAGLTLDEVRQRYKVDVIAKLGSNENPLGPSGAIRGLLDGIHDLARLYPDPEGRELCAALARDFGVGDGQIILGNGSEDLIAVLCRSVVRPGDTVTTLYPSFPLHEDYTTLMGGKVERVEVKPDLTIDLDTLVSCVRAEPRMVMFSNPMNPVGSWLAPHEFAKVIEALDDETLLVVDEAYAEYAKGEDYPSAVEMLRDTGKNWVVLRTFSKAYGLAGLRIGYGIVSDQSLCGFFNRTRTPFNTNVIAQLSALAALADTDHLRQSIDFALRERIRVAAALTELGYRMAPSKGNFLFFDATENASRLSEEFLKRGVIVKPWKQAGFDTFVRVSIGSAEENNHFLQALRDIKSSR
- the hutC gene encoding histidine utilization repressor — encoded protein: MAEKNGKEATLHQRILGEIEGRIMSGEWPPGHRLPFEVDLATHYDCSRMTVNKVMTQLAKSGLIERRKKSGSFVTQPQAQSAVLEIHDIEAEVRSLNLPYSFEVTRRVRRKATAADIRQLEVSAGTMVLHTVCTHFAGQRPFCVEERLINVANVPEAIEADFQNLSPGQWLLSQVPWSAAEHRIQAVAAGHDMAQMLGIASGTACLVVERRTWSSLGPITHVRFTYPGDRHALVARFTPASQ